One region of Cheilinus undulatus linkage group 4, ASM1832078v1, whole genome shotgun sequence genomic DNA includes:
- the LOC121509011 gene encoding NAD(P)(+)--arginine ADP-ribosyltransferase 2-like: MKAIMLILAPLCLLFGWMLFADSLMIRAKFPPKDPYQDFPLGMAEDSVDDMYFGCQMAMMQKVKSYYFQNEMRSKMFANAWRNATECAQKDISPKDTALTKDHVQAICVYTADDIYNTFNTAVREKGSTYGSSFHFHSLHFLLTSAIQILNRDYDCYTTYRRTQHVFNGNVNQTIRFGSFTSSSYFNQLTDFGNKTCFKINTCLGAYLKDYPTFYCTEVEVLIPPYEMFKITNKVDGHGKFPGLDDCKVVYELESVGVMSKLNCKALYP; encoded by the coding sequence ATCCGTGCCAAATTCCCCCCGAAAGATCCATACCAGGACTTCCCTTTGGGCATGGCTGAAGATTCAGTCGATGACATGTACTTTGGCTGCCAGATGGCAATGATGCAAAAAGTCAAGTCCTATTACTTTCAGAATGAAATGCGAagtaaaatgtttgcaaatgccTGGCGTAATGCAACAGAGTGTGCTCAAAAGGATATATCGCCAAAGGATACTGCTTTAACCAAAGATCACGTGCAAGCAATCTGTGTTTATACTGCTGATGATATTTACAACACATTCAACACAGCAGTCAGAGAAAAAGGAAGCACCTATGGCTCCTCATTCCACTTCCACTCCTTACATTTTCTCCTGACTTCTGCCATACAGATCTTGAACCGTGATTACGACTGTTACACTACTTACAGACGTACCCAACATGTGTTTAATGGTAATGTCAACCAAACAATTAGGTTTGGTTCTTTTACCtctagctcatattttaaccaattAACAGATTTTGGCAATAAGACCTGCTTCAAAATCAACACCTGCTTGGGTGCTTATCTAAAAGATTATCCTACATTTTATTGTACAGAGGTAGAAGTGCTCATCCCCCCTTatgaaatgttcaaaataacaaacaaagtTGATGGTCATGGTAAATTTCCAGGATTAGATGACTGTAAAGTGGTCTATGAGCTGGAGAGTGTTGGAGTCATGAGCAAACTGAACTGCAAAGCTCTGTACCCCTAA